CGGGATCGCGTTGGTCGCGTTCGGCGTCTTGTTGGCGATCTTCGAGCGCGGCCTGGATCGGTACTACGATCGCTACTGAGCCCCACGCGAACCACGACGGGATCCGAACCCGGTCCGATCGAGCCCGGTACGGATCCGGATCTATCACCCGCGCTCACAGTCACGGTAGGACCTTCCCCGTCCGGGGCCTACGTCGACCATGTCCCGCGTACTGGTCCCGGTCGATGGCTCGTCACAGGCGGAGGCTGCACTCGAGGTGGCCCTCGAGTCGTTTCCCGACGCCGAGATCGTCGTCTTGCACGTGATACAGGTCACCCGGTTCCCGTCGGATCCGGATATCTCGCCCTACGAACTCGCCAGCGAGGAGGGGGAAGCGATTCTCGAGGACGCGAAGACGATCGCTGCAGAGTACGGTCGCAGCATCGAACCGGTGCTCACCGAAGGGCACGCCGGACGATCGATCGTCTACTGTATCGACGAGTACGACGTCGATCACGTCGTGATGGGGAGTCACGGCCGGTCCGGGATGTCGAGAGTTTTGCTGGGGAGCGTCGCGGAAATGGTCACGAGACGGTCCCCCGTCTCGGTGACGATCGCCCGGTGACTCGCGTGCCCGCCCTCGTCGCTCGCTCACCTGACGACCGTCACCGGGACCGGTGCCCGGCGAACCACCGTCTCGGCGACGCTCCCCAGGAGGACGCGCGAGGCACCGTCGCGACCGTGACTCCCCATCACGACGCGATCGATATCGTGTTCGTCGGCGTACCTGACGATCTCGCGCGATGGCCTGCCGACGACCACCTCGGTCTCGATCGTGCCACCGTGCGCTCGCTCGTCGACCAGTCGATCGAGCATCTCGCGCCGTCTCGCTCGCAGATCGTCGTAATCCTCCCCCCGTTTTTCGAGGTGAATCTCCGGCGGTCCGTCCGAAAAGACGTGTAGAAGCGTAATGGTCGCGTCGGGAAACTCCTCGAGAACGTAGTCGAGTGCACGCGCTGCCTGTTCGGATCCGTCCACCGGGACGAGGATGTGTTCCGGCATCGGTGACCTGTATGTAGAGCACGTGCCACGTATCCACCTAACTCCTTCGTCGGACTCGACAGTCGTGTTATCGGTCGTGGTCGAGTATCGGTGGCAACGCTACCGTGATCGTCACCGCCGGCGTTCGTGAGGGGGTATTCCGGTTGCCCTCGCCGAATTCTGCTCGATGGTGCCAGTCGTGGTCCGCTGACACGACTCAATTCAGCTAACTGCGCGGCCGGACACCTCCCACGCGGGTTCCGCTCATCGCACGATCATCACCGGCACCCGGGGCCCGTTTGACGACGATTTCCGCGACGCTCCCCAGCAGGAATCGCTCCGCGCCGGTGCGGCAGTGACTCCCCATCACGATCCGATCGACGTCGTGCTCCTCGGCGTACTCGAGGATGACGTCGGCCGGTTTGCCGAACTCGAGGACGGTCTCGATGTCGCGTTCGCCGGCGATCTCGCGGGCGTCGTCGAAATGTTCCTGTGCCTTGGCTTCGGATTTCTCGTGCCACTCGCGCCAGTACTCCGGCTAGTCGACGCGGCCCTCGGCGAGACGGCCGATCCCCGCCATCCCGGCAGAGCGGCAGACGGGGCATACAATCTTGATGGCTGACGGTGTATCGGTCACCGATGGTCGACCAGACTGAATCCGCGTCGTTCGAACAGGTTACAGACGTCGAAGCCGAGTCGCCGACACTCATCGAAGGATTGCCCGGCCACGGGCTCGTCGCCTCGATCGCCGTCGATCAGATCACGAACCAGCTGGGGCTCGAGCACTTCGGGAACGTCGCCGCCGACGAGTTCCCGGCGGTCGTGACGTTCGAAAACGGGCTCGTTCAGGACCTCGTCCGCGTCTACGGCGGCTCCGATCCGGCGGTACTGACCCTCGAGAGCGACCTCGCGCTCCCGCAGCAGTCGTTCGAACCCCTGTCACGGTGTGTCCTCTCCGACCTCGCCGACGAGTTCAGCCGTGCGATCTTCATCGCGGGCGCACCGGCGGAGTCCGAAGAGCAGATCGGCGACGTGACTGGCGTCGGGACCACCGAGGCGGTCAAGGACGATCTCGTCGAGGCGGGCATCTCGGTACCCGAGGAGCCGGGGCTCGTCGGCGGCATCACCGGCGCGCTCGTGCGGGAGTGTTACCAGGCGGACGTCCCGGCCGCGCTGCTGATCGTTCGGTCCCACCCGTTCCTTCCGGACCCGAACGCAGCGAAGTCCGTGATCGAGACGGCGCTCGAACCGCTCGTCGACTTCGACATCGATACGACGGAACTCGACGAGCAGGCCGACGAGATTCAACGGCGGATGCAACAGGTTGCCCAGCAGTACCAGCAGATGGCCGAAGAGCAAGGGGGCCAGCAACAGCAGCAGGTACAGACCGGAATGTTCCAGTGACCCACGCTCTAGGGACTCGATCGTCACGCGCTGGGATGGCCCTGCAACCTATATAGGCCGGCCAGTTGTGGGATCCGTACGCTCATGTACGACACGATCCTCGTCGCGACGGACGGGAGTGAACCGGCGAATCGCGCGGTCGATCACGCGCTCGACCTCGCGTCCACGTTCGACGCCGATCTCCACGCGATATACGTCGTCGACACCCGGCGATACGGCGACTCGATGCTGGCGAACGCGGACCAGGCCGTCTCGGACCTGGAAGACCACGGTCGGGAACTCCTCGACGACATCGCGGCCCAGGCCGACGTGCCCGTCACGAGCGAAATCCGCGACGGACGCCCCCACGAGCAGATCGGAACGTACGCCGACGAGATCGACGCCGACCTGCTGGTCCTGGGCAACCGCGGTCTCGGCGCCGGCGGTGAGATCGGCAGCAACGCGGAACGAGTCGTCAGGTACGTCGACCGACCGGTGATCACGGCGTGAGACGCGACCGGAGACGTCGGCCCCGATCGGCCGATGGTCTCCTCGTTCGCGACGCGT
The nucleotide sequence above comes from Halosolutus halophilus. Encoded proteins:
- a CDS encoding proteasome assembly chaperone family protein, producing MVDQTESASFEQVTDVEAESPTLIEGLPGHGLVASIAVDQITNQLGLEHFGNVAADEFPAVVTFENGLVQDLVRVYGGSDPAVLTLESDLALPQQSFEPLSRCVLSDLADEFSRAIFIAGAPAESEEQIGDVTGVGTTEAVKDDLVEAGISVPEEPGLVGGITGALVRECYQADVPAALLIVRSHPFLPDPNAAKSVIETALEPLVDFDIDTTELDEQADEIQRRMQQVAQQYQQMAEEQGGQQQQQVQTGMFQ
- a CDS encoding universal stress protein encodes the protein MSRVLVPVDGSSQAEAALEVALESFPDAEIVVLHVIQVTRFPSDPDISPYELASEEGEAILEDAKTIAAEYGRSIEPVLTEGHAGRSIVYCIDEYDVDHVVMGSHGRSGMSRVLLGSVAEMVTRRSPVSVTIAR
- a CDS encoding universal stress protein, with protein sequence MYDTILVATDGSEPANRAVDHALDLASTFDADLHAIYVVDTRRYGDSMLANADQAVSDLEDHGRELLDDIAAQADVPVTSEIRDGRPHEQIGTYADEIDADLLVLGNRGLGAGGEIGSNAERVVRYVDRPVITA
- a CDS encoding universal stress protein, which gives rise to MPEHILVPVDGSEQAARALDYVLEEFPDATITLLHVFSDGPPEIHLEKRGEDYDDLRARRREMLDRLVDERAHGGTIETEVVVGRPSREIVRYADEHDIDRVVMGSHGRDGASRVLLGSVAETVVRRAPVPVTVVR